GCTAGAGACTTCGATCACGCCTTGTAAATCAACCACCATTTGTTTTACGAGGGTGAGCCCTAGACCTGTTCCGCCATATTGCCAGCGATCGCCCTGGGGAACTCGATAAAATTTGTCGAAGATCCGTTCTAGTTCTGTGGATGGAACTTCGCTCTCAGAATTACGAACTTGGATTTGCACGCCCCACTCGATGGGCTTCCACCCTGATCTGAATGTGGCCATAGGGGGGCGTATATTTGCAGGCGTTGGTTAACAGTTCTACCAAAATCCGTTCCAGATACGTGATGTCAGTGTGGATGGGGAATAGATCTGGAACACAATGAATGCTCAGCGTTTGGCGCTGTTGGTGGCATCTCTTGTCAAAGGGTTGAAGGATGGAGGGAAGCCATATTTGGAGTTGGATGGTGGTTAGAGTTAAGTCGCGTTGTCCACTTTCCAGTTGGGATAGATTGAGGAGATTGTTAATCAGGTTGGTTGCGCGATCGCACTCCTCTTGCAGAATGTGGAAGTAGCGCTGGGCAGGATTCGTCGGATCAGAAAAGATCCCCGTTGGTTCCAGCACCATTTGGAGCATGTGTAACGACATTTTGATGCTAGCCATTTGTATGCGGTCACGTCCCGCGCCACACTCAGCAACGATTCAACGACATTCTGGTCATTCACCTCTGGCACGATGCGAACTGGGTAGGAGCGCACCCCATCTACCGTTACTCGATCCAACTCCGTCAACTGTTCCTGAGCGGTGTTGAGGGCTTGAGTGAGGGCAAAATTCCACGGCAACACTACATCCGCAGGCATAAAGAGATCGGCATTGGTGCGCCCAATGAAGGCTTGGGACGGGATCCCCGTTGCCGTTTGCATGTTGGGATGAATGTAGAGATACCGCAACTGTCGATCGAACCGAGCAATCACGTCAGGGGAGTGGTCCACCAAGGCACGAAATTCACGCGATCGCTCCTCTGCCTGTTGTCGTTTCGTGACATCTTGAAACACTAGGATGCCGCCAATCACCTCACCTTTGCCATTCCGAATACTCTCAACGGCTGTCCATCCTGTTAATGCTTCGGCCACCGGATTCATAAAGGTAATTTGTCCTTGGCAATCAGTGGCGATCGCCCCATCGCCCAAACTTGCTAAGGTCGTAGCCAGGTGTTCTTCCGACTGTTCACGCTGCCGTTGAAGCTGGTGGCGATACCGTGAGTCGTCACCCCACCATACAACTCTGTAGGGTGAAAAGGCTTGATGAGATAGCCAAAGGGCTCAGTGGCGATCGCCCGCTGCAAGGTGTCTGTTCCGGTAGAGGCCGTTAGAAAAATGATGGGAACCCGAATGCCGCGATCGCGCAACTGGGCTGCCGTGGCAATGCCATCTAATGTTTCCTCTAGCTGAATAT
Above is a genomic segment from Synechococcales cyanobacterium T60_A2020_003 containing:
- a CDS encoding PAS domain-containing protein, whose translation is MGDGAIATDCQGQITFMNPVAEALTGWTAVESIRNGKGEVIGGILVFQDVTKRQQAEERSREFRALVDHSPDVIARFDRQLRYLYIHPNMQTATGIPSQAFIGRTNADLFMPADVVLPWNFALTQALNTAQEQLTELDRVTVDGVRSYPVRIVPEVNDQNVVESLLSVARDVTAYKWLASKCRYTCSKWCWNQRGSFLIRRILPSATSTFCKRSAIAQPT
- a CDS encoding response regulator, whose product is MVFSGSIQASTPITQVEQLPYLVSIVDLILIDIQLEETLDGIATAAQLRDRGIRVPIIFLTASTGTDTLQRAIATEPFGYLIKPFHPTELYGGVTTHGIATSFNGSVNSRKNTWLRP
- a CDS encoding sensor histidine kinase — encoded protein: MQIQVRNSESEVPSTELERIFDKFYRVPQGDRWQYGGTGLGLTLVKQMVVDLQGVIEVSSHKD
- a CDS encoding HAMP domain-containing histidine kinase, which translates into the protein MVLEPTGIFSDPTNPAQRYFHILQEECDRATNLINNLLNLSQLESGQRDLTLTTIQLQIWLPSILQPFDKRCHQQRQTLSIHCVPDLFPIHTDITYLERILVELLTNACKYTPPYGHIQIRVEAHRVGRANPSS